The genomic stretch GCCACAAAATAACATGTAGTATTTTGTTAATTTCttgccaaaattatttttattttatagataTTTTCAAAGCAGAATATTGTCCTTAGGGCCCTCTGGCACCTCATGGGGGACCCGTAAAAtctgtgcctcttaagacctcactgttggctttgtacgCTCATGTTACTTCTCAACTAGTCAAAGTTGATGCTAATCCACCTGTTTCTTCTCCTTTTTACTGAATGTGAAAGCAAAAGTGAGTCCACTAATAACCGAATCGTAAAGCAGAATCGAAAATGAAATCTGAATTGGTCAAATCTTATCTATTTCCATCCCAGcatgtgtttgtcttcttgtgtcctgcagacgtctgtgaaaaaTATCGTCCACCTGAGCAGCAGGAGGGGTCCTCCAGTATGGAGCAGAAGAGGTCACAGCACCTCCACGTGAAAgaagaggagccacagccccctCACTTTCAAGTTGAAGAAAAACAGCGGCTGTCCCCCCACTTCATAGAGGAAGACAAGAGACACCTCATcagtgtgaagagtgaagatgatgaggtcaaaggtgagagtgaacagaagtggagcttcaggatgcagacggaggagccacagccctcccacattaaGAATGAAGCGGAATACCCACTGacaccccattttaaagaggaagaggaggacccactgatccctcacattaaagaggaagaggaggaacacagcatcagtcagcagggagagcatgttgaaggactggaggaggttgatgtcaccaagatgccagtgactggtgtccctgtgaagagtgaagatgatgaggtcaaaggtgagagagaggcggagcctccaagcagcagctcaactcaacacatgacaacagaagctgatggagaccactgtggaggatcacaagcagacaagctcttagctccactatcagatagtgaggacacaacgtcacactctcctgacactgatgatgaacactctaaagatgatgcaacatgtcacactgacaacacacacttcacatgttctcactgtgacaaaacctttaaatACCATCGCAatatgaaaagacacatgagaagacacactggagaaaaaccttgttcctgctcagaatgtggtaaaggttttgtaagAAATCAAgatttaaaagtacacatgagaacacactctggagaaaaacctttttcatgttcagtctgcggtaaagattttactcaaagAAGCCATTTCAAAGTAcatatgagaatacacactggagaaaaacctttttcatgttcaatctgcggtaaagattttactcaaaagcaccatttcaaagcacacatgagaacacacactggagaaaaacctttttcatgttcaacctGCGGTAAACATTTTACTCAAAGGGACCATTTCAAAgtgcacatgagaatacacactggagaaaaacctttttcctgctcagaatgtggtaaaagttttgtaacaaatacaaatttaaaaacacaCAAGAGAACACACACTGATGTCAAACCTTTTATATGTTCagtatgtggtaaaagttttataGAAAGACGGCAATTACAATTACACGAGAGAACGCACTCTGGTGAAAAACCATACTCCTGTTCAAGCTGCAACAAAAGCTTTCGTCACCGACAATCttttacagtacacatgagaacacacacaggagagaaagtgttgagttgcagtgtgtgtggtgaaagattctcttctaagtaccagtgtaagaaacacaagtgtgctggtgagaacagcagcagcaaatgaagatgcaggatttgaaataaactgtcaaaactttgttaactttgactttctaacaacatcagcacatataacatgtgtgacatcattgttgtgtgtgtaacacaatcttgttagtatgattctaacatttatagattagacACTTCAGATTAGTGCTTttatttcagtcaagtacatgagttaatatacacatttgtgtaatttaaaatgaatagaacaatcgtggtcggggtgggacgtggctaaaaggggaggagtatatttacagctcaaattaaccaagtcaagtatttcatatatatatatatatatatatatatatatatatatatatatatatatatatatatatatatatatatatatatatatataaaagaaatacttgacgttcagtgaattctagctatatatatatatatatatatatatatatatatatatatatatatatatatatatatatttatttattttattatatatatatatatatatatatatatatatatatatatatatatataaaataaatacttgaatttcagtgttcatttatttacatatatacacacacatatgcactagatggcagtattgttctgtttaagagtgtcacaacattgctgtttacggcagacgaactgctttacggtatacaaaaaagtgactgctgttgttgtgtgttgttgcacctgtgtgaggtcgttagctgcataaagacacctgtccaccccatacaagcagtaagacccaaacattcagcatagctaagagcaaagagctgtccaaagacaccagagacaaaattgtacaactccacaaggatggaaagaaCTACgaagaaattgccaagcagcttggtgaaaaaaggtccactgttggagcaatcattagaaaatggaagaagctaaacatgacggtcaatctcaatgggagtggagccccatgcaagatatcacctcgtggggtctcaatgatgctaataaaggtgaggaatcagcccaggactacacggcaagacttggtcaatgacctgaaaagagctgggaccactgtttccatggtcactgttggtgaTACACttaagacgtcatgctttgaaatcatgcatggcacggaaggttcccctgcttcaaccagcacatgttaaggcccgtcttaagtttgccaatgaccatttggatgatccagaggagtcatgggagaaagttttgtggacagatgagaccaaaattgacctctttggtcataattccactgtgcgtgtttggaagaagaagaatgatgcgtagcatcccaagaacaccattcctactgtgaagcatgggggtggtagcatcatgctttgggggtgtttttctgctcatgggacaggacgactgtactgtattaaggagaggatgactgcagccatgtattgtgagattttggccaaaaacctccgtccctcagtcagatcattgaagatggatcttccaacatgacaatgacccaaagcacacagccaggaaaaccaagaagtggcttcgttagaaccatatcaaggttctggagtggcctagccagtctccagacctaaatgcaattgaaaatctttggagggagctgaaagtctgtgttactcagcgacagtccagaaacctgactgatctagagaagatctgtgtggaggagtgggccaaaatccctcctgcagtctgtgcaaacctgctgaagaactacaggaaatgtttgacctctgtaattgcaaacaaaggctactctaccaaatattaatgttggtattcaaatacttattttcagctgtatcacacaaataaactgttaaaaaatcatagatttctggatttttctttttaggttatctctcaaaCAGTAGATATGCACCgaccatgaaaatttcagacccctccatgatttctaagtgggagaacttgcaaaatagcagggtgttcaaatacatatatatatatatatatatatatatatatatatatatatatatatatatatatatatatatatatatatatatatatatatatatatatatatatatatatatatatatatgtcttaataaggttatccaaaaaatagtgctcgataccgtagtagagcgcaatatatgtatgtgtgggaaaaaaatcacaagactatttcatctctacaggcctgtttcatgaggggggtaccctcaatcatcaggagattttaatgggagcattcgcataccatggtttatatagggcacagagtgggtgggtacaggctggcctaggggcgtggtgattggctcatgtgttacctaggaggtgtttccgtctatggcggcatgttgttacaatttcgctgcgcttgttgagggatgacaggtctggacggtaaataataaacagtttctctttcaagcataggttgcatcttttattaccactattgtaaggtgtgcatccagcaagaatttgccatggcaaattcttgctggatgcaagaatttgccatgttattgaatattcaacataatgttgaatattcaataacatggcatcttttattaccactattgtaaggtgtgctggatgcaagaatttgccatgttattgaatattcaacataatgttgaatattcaataacatggcaaattcttgcatccagcaagaatttgccatggcaaattcttgctggatgcacaccttacaatagtggtaataaaagatgcaacataatgttgaatattcaataacatggcaaattcttgcatccagcacaccttacaatagtggtaataaaagatgcaacctatgcttgaaagagaaactgtttattatttaccgtccagacctgtcatccctcaacaagcgcagcgaaattgtaacaacatgccgccatagacggaaacacctcctaggtaacacatgagccaatcaccacgcccctaggccagcctgtacccacccactctgtgccctatacaaaccatggtatgcgaatgctcctattaaaatctcctgacgattgagggtaccccccctcatgaaacaggcctgtagagatgaaatagtcttgtgatttttttccccacacatacatatatatatatatatatataatgccaaAGGAAATTTAAAAAGAACATGAAAACCTCCCACATtctaaaatacattataaaaacgATTAGTATCAAAGACAAAAATAATATCAtgagtgtaatatttattttgtttcttttttttctttccttatgctactgttgtttcaatacattgttaaatatttgaatatttttacgaaaataagttgtatgtctttgttttgaaaatgtaaaatggaCAAGTTTACTTTGattttcagaatgttgaaatagttgtacCGGGGGTGGAAAAGAGCTGCTTActttttctctcgcgagatctgacaagactgcgcgcgaaccaaacacggcgaggataaagcaagatggcgtctgacggtgaagacgttattgcagtcgtcacagttcagtgttcttaatctgtgcgtccatgtacacatatatgtcctttattacactctattaaatagagtcataataactgtttgtatattagtctgagcgcactttgatgcttctccagctagcttagcgtgctagttagcttagcttgttagctgctaacaaagagagatgaaaacacatcgctaagcagagatcaagtgtgagtgtaaagtgttgtgattgtgtgaaaatgtgcgaaagaaccatagcagagtacgaggaggaactttgtccaacaaaagaggagaaggagcgacaacatgaaaaacatcaagttgtgttacacacaacaggtttgtttacttcttactctcacatctttactaactttatatttattattaacactattcctaaatatattgtctataggaagatgaattgtcatgtgaggatgatgcactgattgttttatgttgttcataaaaacgagacagtttcagacacacaatatttatgagaggttgatgttcctctcagtttgtaacaatgtgtatcaacatgtttacacaaaactcacacagtcaccgggggaatattccagagagcaggttaagtgcaaagtcctgagtatgtaaagctcgagagtttgacctccaaaaataagagaggtaagacaaagtcagtcagttaccatggtaactgatgctgtaaacctagcctgctagctgacaggtttgacaagttatgtgtgtaaaagctatactgcactcagcatcaagagttggaattggggtcaccataaaaaatattcccgggtgcggccaccgctgctgctcactgctcccttcacctcccagggtgatgggacaaatgcagagaataatctggccacacctagtgtgtgtgtgacaatcattggtactttaactttttaatgtggcagtgattgtggaaaaaacaaagcctgatctaaagatgacatcttgatctcataccatctcaaaccaattggccgttcattattaagtgaaatgtcttataGTCGCTTAAATGTGTCTTTCACCAAGCGACATTatgttttatccagttactcgattaatcaaaaacatttccagtagaacacttgattaataaaatgttcaatagccacagccctatatttcatgtacaatttaatatttagcatgtaggagttaaaatgtgttttgtttgtgtcctgtagacatccatcagctgattggacaccaagaagaatgtctccctcatctgcagggggacagtttcactttagaggatccacagccctcacattttaaaggggacaaggaggatccacagcccccctattgtgaagaggagggagagtttcctgtagggcaggaggaggctgatgtcagcaagtttccactgcctgttgtctctgtgaagactgaagagcatgaagacaaagcacctgagtcctcacagcttcatcacagtccaagtaagcacaacatccacatatcatctcatacaatgtttgtgacacatgttcatccgggggccacatttatgactaaagatggagatatacttgctttttaaaaatgaatgctcatcaatcatcaacagtgtaattgctggggtgtaaccatgtgacctagaggccgtcctccttaccttgattgattgattgattgattgaaacttttattagtagattgcacagtgaagtacatattccgtacaattgaccactaaatggtaacaccccaataagtttttcaagttgtttaagtcagggtccacgaaatcaattcatggtacaaatatatactatcagcataatacagtcatcacacaagttaatcatcagagtatatacattgaattatttacattatttacaatccggggtgtgggatgaggagggtttggttgatatcagcacttcagtcatcaacaattgcatcatcagagaaatggacattggaacagtgtaggactgacttggtaggatatgtacagcaagtagtggacatagtgagttcagacagcataagaacaaatatatacattagaaatacatttaattatttacatttgattattcacaatccggggaggtgggattaggaagagggagggtgttagtcaagggttgaagttgcctggaggtgttgttttagtgcagttttgaaggaggtggtcacgtggtcaaatgaaggcaaacattcaatatggctactgtttatttacccacAGCAGCACacatgtcagcatatttcaaaggtttagtggtgaagattagggatgtataccaagtaccattttaTTTTAGTACTAGTTCCTgattatgtcgtccatgaggaccgtgaagattctggactaacgacacaactatttatatttttaattccagctgactgacgtaactatgacacgttgtcacatggagttcagctgccgctgctacacattaacatcagctttgaataatgacaaataaggaagcaacaacacgcagaagtttgatgtgtgtgttattgacaagaagatgacataactgcatttcaccttgcactgcacacatagttgacttctttaagacttcaaataaacagctgttgataaaagacttccctgctctgaGATGTTACACAACATCATGTTGGAGGTGTTCAACCTTTGTGATAATAGGAATGCTCTTTAAAAtgccttttttacacttttttatttccacAAATTACATGTAGTACCGATAAGAGTACCGATAAATACTGGTATCAATAAAGAATGTCGATCAGGGTATCATATCGATAAATTATTAACGATTTATATCCTTACTGAAGATACAAGCCAGatatcttaaaaaaataatatcaacgtTTATTTGGATTTAGTTACTTCTCTGCTGTCCAGCAATGTCTCAATCAATCTAGTTTATTAGTACTAATTAGCTAAGTTTTCTTGTCTTTCTAATGTTTTTCTTTTGACAGCCTCCTCGCGGTAAAGTTGTCCAAGTGCAAACTATTTGTGACTGATAAAagtttcggcgaatcaaaatttaagaaattgtaccggaaagtttATTACTTTTGAAGACGATAAATAAAAACGCAAtctgaatcagaaatactttaataatcccagcGGGGAAATTAAGATGGCACCTCtaatgccatctccctgagcaccggctccatccagggctgcgtcctgagtccactgctgttcacgttgatgactcatgactgctgcgccaggtccacaactaaccacattgtgaagtacacgacagtagtgggcctcatccgtgacaacaaccacatggactacagggaggaggtgaaacatctgcttgactggtgcagaaccaacaacctggtcctgaatgtcaacaagaccaaggagatcatggttgacttcaggaagcaccagtccagccacgctccactctacatcaacggcacagcagtggagatagtaagcagcaccaagttcctgggggtgcagataactgacaatatgacctggtccctacacaccggagctcttgtaaaaagagctcagcagcgcatgcactttttgcgtgggatgaaaagagcacagctctctcagcacattctacagaggcactatagagaccacctgcatctctgtctggactggagcctgcaatgcctcagactggaagtctctccagagagcggaaaagatcatcaggactcctcttcctcctatccaggagatggcaaaaagccgctgcctgaccagggctcagaaaatctgcagagactcctcccacccacaccaaggactgttttcactgctggactctagaaagaggttccgcagcctccgaagcagaacctccaggttctgtaacagcttcttccctcaggccgtaagactcttgaacgcatcataattatctcctcaattccccccaaaatggattaactcgctggaataaaaaagacaatataacatacatccataaacgtggatgcatatgaaaaagtgcaatatatttatctgtacagtaacctatttatttatttatatatgcaccttagtgctttttttatcctgcactaccatgaactgatgcaacgaaatttcgtccTTATcggtactgtaaagttcacatttgaatgacaataaaaaggaagtctaagtccaagtctaagattttcagcacaatcccattcaagagcagacaaacattacagggagacagaacaggatcgctgacggctctgccaacttctggcgaccctttcaaaaaaggtgagaaacaggtaaatgctgggaaggggtgagagaaaaaaattcagtttcaGGCTGGGCCCCTggacagggggtccagactgaggccaaagagaaaaataaactcatagccatagcacacataaacatgtgtgttagagggaaacatcaaagaacacaaaggacattaaagacattaaaagagcaataCTACACACAATagtcaaacaacaacaataacaaaaacatatagactgtggtggcctctgtggtgttccacgtcatcgtctgctggggtggggggaacatggccagagacaggagcagacccaacaaagcaaccaagagagcgactccaccctcggctgcccaccaactctcggccagtgtccagtccgcacggatgagcgaggatacgtccaaggagaccgaggtgtccgatacctgctcattcagccaagacactgtgaagcttgtccatcccggctctcagcgccagctccacagtcctgtctcttcatccgcatctcctcctgtctctccaaacggactctggtgtggcagagacccagcagctggtctccatggccaaaaggctcccaggaggcagatccagaagttcacaaaaacttgtcacacagtcccaaagggtccccaaccaaaaggcaaaaaaagccctgcatgaaaacaagaaggaaacatccggaacacaaaaggatgacacaagagcacagagctcctgacaccagcagccactacagcggcgccatcttggggAGAAAAAAACCGGGGATGTAAATTTGAGCCGGTTATCTTCTCCAAGTCACGACACTGACATTGTCTTTGTGACTCCCGCTGACGTGCCGGTCCTCAAGTGACGGCGTGATAAGAGCGCACCGtcacaataaacaaaacaaaacaccggcagaAAGCAAtaatccattaaaaaaacaagcaaactggaGTTTTGACCCGGAGAAGGCAGGTCGGTTACAAAAACTAAAAACTCTGCATCACAGGGACGCGCGGACTTACGGAAATGCACGTCCTTTttcatttcaatgcgtaaaaagacataaaaagtgtgttaacgccaacactggttaTTAATGTGACTATCAGACAGCAGTCATTTGCATTAGACAATATTCTAATATAGGTGGTAGTGTTGgaaccataccaatattttggtaccgggactaaaatgaattcggtacttttctaaataaaaggggaccacaaaaaattggattattgtctttattttaacaaaaaatgttagtgtacttgaaacatatgtttattattgtcatttagtccttcaataaaatgttgaacatactagacaacttgtcttttagtagtaagtaaacaaacaaagagggtccagccttagactgatacttttttttttactcttccccctttcccaatgtcaccttttttcccaccttttttaaggagcgccgtaagtggctgatccgttggcggtcccgtcttgtcccccttgtaacgtatgtctgctcttagtgggactgtgcccaaaactactttcagttcttatgtgtcttgtacatgttaaagaatggacaataataaagcatcttgaatcttgatttccattggcagaaaaacaagcccagagcataatactaccaccaccatgcttgacggttggcatgatgttcctgggattaaaggcctcaccttttctcctccaaacatattgctgggtattgtggacaaacagctcagtttttgtttcatctgacatcacatggacaaagataagaccttctggaggaaagttctgtgtaaTACCACAAGATAACGTATAGTATCATTAATTTATAGCcaaacatattatttattttatagataTTTTCAAAGCAGAATAATGTCCTTAAGGCCCTCTGGCACCCCATGGGGTAACCGTAAGGTCTgggcctcttaagacctcactgttggtGCTAAACGACCTGTTTCCTCCCTTTTTTTCCGAATTTGAAAGCAAATGTTAATCTACATATAACCGAATCGTAAAGCAGAATTGAAAATGAAATCTGAATTGGTAAAATCTTATCAATATCGCTCCTAACATGTGACTGAACAAAGATGGATTCCTCTCGAGcatgtttgtcttcttgtgtcctgcagacatctgtgaagaacatcttctctcTGAGCAACACaagtggagcttcaggatggacaaggaggagccacagcccttcCACATTAAGGAGGAAGAAGAGGCGCCACATACATTACAAATGCAAAAGGAGGAAAATAACCCACTGACctcccattttaaagaggaagaggaggaacacagcatcagtcaggagggacaGCATCTTGAATGGTTGGAGaagttcccagtgactggtgtccctgtgaagagtgaagatgatgaggtcaaaggtgagagagaggcggagcctccaagcagcagctcaactcaacacatgacaacagaagctgatggagaccactgtggaggatcacaagcagacaagctcttagctccactatcagatagtgaggacacaacgtcacactctcctgacactgatgatgaacactctaaagatgatgcaacatgtcacactgacaacacacacttcacatgttctcactgtgacaaaacttttaatgACCATTGTAACCTGAAaagacacacaagtacacacaccggagagaaactattttcctgctcagaatgtggtagagATTTTAGACTAAAATACATGCtgaaagaacacatgagaatacacactggagaaaaacgtttttcatgttcaatctgcggtaaacatTTTACTCAACGGCaccatttgaaaagacacatgagaacacacactggagaaaaacctttttcctgctcagaatgtggtaaaagttttgtaataaatcaaagtttaaaagtacacatgagaacacacactggagaaaaacctttttcatgttcaatct from Nerophis lumbriciformis linkage group LG26, RoL_Nlum_v2.1, whole genome shotgun sequence encodes the following:
- the LOC133623628 gene encoding uncharacterized protein, translating into MDKEEPQPFHIKEEEEAPHTLQMQKEENNPLTSHFKEEEEEHSISQEGQHLEWLEKFPVTGVPVKSEDDEVKGEREAEPPSSSSTQHMTTEADGDHCGGSQADKLLAPLSDSEDTTSHSPDTDDEHSKDDATCHTDNTHFTCSHCDKTFNDHCNLKRHTSTHTGEKLFSCSECGRDFRLKYMLKEHMRIHTGEKRFSCSICGKHFTQRHHLKRHMRTHTGEKPFSCSECGKSFVINQSLKVHMRTHTGEKPFSCSICGKDFTQKHNFKTHMRIHTGEKKTSCSICGKDFTRRDHFKAHMRIHTGEKPFSCSICGKDLTRRDHFKAHMRIHTGEKPFSCSICGKDLTRRDHFKAHMRTHTGEKPFICSVCGKSYIERHQLKEHMRTHSGEKPYSCSSCNKSFCHLKSFKAHMRTHTGEKVLSCSVCGEILSSKYQCKKHKCAGENSSSK
- the LOC133623627 gene encoding uncharacterized protein isoform X2, which translates into the protein MEQKRSQHLHVKEEEPQPPHFQVEEKQRLSPHFIEEDKRHLISVKSEDDEVKGEREAEPPSSSSTQHMTTEADGDHCGGSQADKLLAPLSDSEDTTSHSPDTDDEHSKDDATCHTDNTHFTCSHCDKTFKYHRNMKRHMRRHTGEKPCSCSECGKGFVRNQDLKVHMRTHSGEKPFSCSVCGKDFTQRSHFKVHMRIHTGEKPFSCSICGKDFTQKHHFKAHMRTHTGEKPFSCSTCGKHFTQRDHFKVHMRIHTGEKPFSCSECGKSFVTNTNLKTHKRTHTDVKPFICSVCGKSFIERRQLQLHERTHSGEKPYSCSSCNKSFRHRQSFTVHMRTHTGEKVLSCSVCGERFSSKYQCKKHKCAGENSSSK
- the LOC133623627 gene encoding uncharacterized protein isoform X1, giving the protein MNAHQEERPLQQQEDPQPPHIKEEEEDLWVTQEGECLPWQEEADLTKFPLTVVSVKTEDCEDKAPESSQLHHSPNVCEKYRPPEQQEGSSSMEQKRSQHLHVKEEEPQPPHFQVEEKQRLSPHFIEEDKRHLISVKSEDDEVKGEREAEPPSSSSTQHMTTEADGDHCGGSQADKLLAPLSDSEDTTSHSPDTDDEHSKDDATCHTDNTHFTCSHCDKTFKYHRNMKRHMRRHTGEKPCSCSECGKGFVRNQDLKVHMRTHSGEKPFSCSVCGKDFTQRSHFKVHMRIHTGEKPFSCSICGKDFTQKHHFKAHMRTHTGEKPFSCSTCGKHFTQRDHFKVHMRIHTGEKPFSCSECGKSFVTNTNLKTHKRTHTDVKPFICSVCGKSFIERRQLQLHERTHSGEKPYSCSSCNKSFRHRQSFTVHMRTHTGEKVLSCSVCGERFSSKYQCKKHKCAGENSSSK